The sequence TCTGGAGCAGCATAAAAGGCAGCGCGACTCCAGGCCCTCTCATCCACTCCTcttgccttctcctccttgGTGAACCAGGTGAGCTGCTCTCCCCTttgcctctctctctgctccGTCTCCTGCTTGTGCTGTGGGCCTGCACCATCTGCCCCGCTCCGCGCGCAGCCTCTGCCCGCTGCCCAGCCTCTGCCTTTCCCCTCGCTGTGCCTGCGCTCAGGCTGCTCCTCACGCGCTGCCCGTGTTTTGCCGTCCCTCTCTCGCAGGTGCTCCTGCGTGCCGCAGACATGTCCTGCTACGATCTGTGCCGTCCCCGCGGCCCAACCCCGCTTGCCAACAGCTGCAACGAGCCCTGCgtcaggcagtgccaggactcccaggtGGTGATCCAGCCCTCTCCCGTGGTGGTGACCCTGCCCGGAcccatcctcagctccttcccgcAGAACACCGCCGTGGGATCCTCTGCCTCCGCCGCCGTTGGCAGCATCCTCAGCGAGGAGGGAGTCCCCGTCTCCTCCGGAGCCTACGGCCTCTCCGGATGGAGCAGCCGGTACTCTGGAAGAAGGTTGCTGCTCCAATAAAGGCTGGCTGGACGCCCAGCGAGCGCGGCAAGCAGGATCCCCAAAGCCAGGTGCCGGGCTGAGTTTGGAGCTGCTGGCCAGGGTTTCCAGACGGGTTGCGCATCCTCGCACGCTCCTGCAAAGCAGGGAGGCAAGCAAGGGTGCGAGCCTGTGATGCCTGGGCACGGCCAACGTCTGTCTTGttcttctccccctttctcctctttgtcaCCGCTCCTTGTTGTCTCCGGCTTCGCTGCGCCAAGGGTTGTTCCTGAAGCAAGCGTGGAGGAGCGCTGCtctccccttctgctgctgcccggGAGGAGGATGTGTGTTTGAGGGGTGGCTCTCGCTGGGCTGCCCTGGCTGTGCCCGGCACCGGGTGCCTTCCACCACGGGCTGCTTTGTTTCCCTCCTTTGACTCATTAAAGTTTTGCTGCATGCTAGCCTGAGCCTCCTTGTGTTGCTTCCCTGTTGGGATGCCCTCGCAAGCTGCCCGTGAGAAACGGGATGCTGGGCGGGGGCCTGGGGTGGGGTAAGGGCCTGTGGTGGACCTCCTTGCTTCCTGGAGGATTGGGAGGGAGGAAGCAATGGCCCCTGGAGGGGCCTGTCGTCTGTAGGTGACGGAGGCTTCCCAAACTCTCCGACTCCCCTTGCCATAGGCAGCAGGCTTGCTGCACTTCTCCCACAAAATCCTTGCTCAGCCTCGCGGCTCTCGACGGGGTGCTGGAGGAAGGCAGCTGCCCAAGGCGGTTGTACCCCTGCATGCGTGCCCTCCGTGTGTGTAAGCCTTCCTGAGCCCACGTCGGAAGCGAGAGCCCCTCAGATGACGCCGTGCTGCACGAGGGAAGGAAAGTGGCATGTGCAGCTCTTGTTCAGACGGAGCAGCGTGTTGCGAGAGGCTTGAGCCTTTGGGCGGGCGCTCTCCATGGGCGCggggtggaggtgggggtgCCCGGCCGTGGGGCTGCTGAGTGCGAGGAGGACGCTGCTTCCTTGCCTGCCGTGGTGTGCTTTTCTGGTGGGGGTGAGAGCAGAGGCCCGCAGAGGATGCGGGTTTGCTCTCTAGTCTGCAGGCTTTGAACGGCCCTCTCTCCACCGAGGAAGAGGTTCCCTACCATGCAGGGCAGGTTTCATCTGGAGCCCTTTGTTCGAGGGGCACAAGGGGTTTCTGTCGCTTGCACGCGTCCCTGGAGAAACGTCCCCTGCCAAGATCGGGGAAGCCCTGTGCACGTTCCTTCACCTGCCTTCATCTTCGCGAACGCAGCATTAGGCTAGGACTTGTGTGGTCAGTGAGGTGGCCACCTCCGGTGGAGTGCCTGGCTAATGCGGGCAGGCCCTTTGGCGTGCCTTGGGGACGCGGGCTTTGCCGGGACTGTCTGGGGCGTGCAGCCGCTGCCTCCAGCGGGGCTGTCCTTCCCGTGtgcactctgcgtgcccagtTCTGCCCCAGGAAATGCCACTCCGAGCGCTGGCTCCTCCCTTGCTCGTGCTTCTCTGCGGAGGCCCTGAGGTCTGAGGCCCTGCAGGCTCTGAGTCCAAGACCGCGTTTCCTGCAGCCGAGGCCGGGGTGCCACCCGGAAACATTGGCAAGCACTTGCAAGCGTCTGCTGTGCAGTCACTCGGTGCTGCCGAAGCAGACGCTTGCGCCAGCGGACGGGTAGGAAGAAGGGAGAGTTTTGAAGACACCGAGCATGCTTTCTGGTGAGCTGTGGTTTCTGGCAGGCAAGAAGGGTGGCCAGCTAATTCTGTGTTCTGGGAGAGCAACAGCCTTCATTGAGAAACGTTTGTCCTGGGGACTGAGGTCTTTCTGTCACCACCGAGAGAGGTGAGCAGGCCAAAGTGGCCCCGCTGGGTCTCCTGAGAGCCAAGGCTGATGCCAAAGAGAGTCTAAAAACCTCTCAGCGAAGCCACCCTGACAGGAAAGGGGCTCTCCAAGACATCACGGAAGAGCTTGGAGGCACGGAGAGCAACGGATGCGGCCAGCCCCGGCAAAAGCAAGTCTGCCCTTTTATCACCGGTCTGGAGGAAAGCCAAGCCGCATTCATCAGGACAAATGCTTACAGCATGCCCCAGGACGGTAAGATGCTGTCCTGGGCTCTGGAGGTGGCCCCACTCTGTCTCGGCCCAAATCCTCTGCCTGCACTGGTGTGTAATGCCCCAGGAAACAGCTTGGCCTCTAGTGCCGTCACTTCAAAGGAGCGTGCGTGGTGGAGTGGGCATGTCCTGAGCGGGGAAATGAAAGGGGAATGTTGGAGGGGACAAAAAGCAGTGTCCCCATTTCCTTAACTGGGATGTTTTGCATGCAAGATGAGCGTGTTGGTAAGCACATCACGTGCGCAGAGGGCGTCTGTGGGCCTGGGGCATCTGGAGCAGCATAAAAGGCAGCGCGACTCCAGGCCCTCTCATCCACTCCTcttgccttctcctccttgGTGAACCAGGTGAGCTGCTCTCCCCTttgcctctctctctgctccGTCTCCTGCTTGTGCTGTGGGCCTGCACCATCTGCCCCGCTCCGCGCGCAGCCTCTGCCCGCTGCCCAGCCTCTGCCTTTCCCCTCGCTGTGCCTGCGCTCAGGCTGCTCCTCACGCGCTGCCCGTGTTTTGCCGTCCCTCTCTCGCAGGTGCTCCTGCGTGCCGCAGACATGTCCTGCTACGATCTGTGCCGTCCCCGCGGCCCAACCCCGCTTGCCAACAGCTGCAACGAGCCCTGCgtcaggcagtgccaggactcccaggtGGTGATCCAGCCCTCTCCCGTGGTGGTGACCCTGCCCGGAcccatcctcagctccttcccgcAGAACACCGCCGTGGGATCCTCTGCCTCCGCCGCCGTTGGCAGCATCCTCAGCGAGGAGGGAGTCCCCGTCTCCTCCGGAGCCTACGGCCTCTCCGGATGGAGCAGCCGGTACTCTGGAAGAAGGTTGCTGCTCCAATAAAGGCTGGCTGGACGCCCAGTGAGCGCGGCAAGCAGGATCCCCAAAGCCAGGTGCCGGGCTGAGTTTGGAGCTGCTGGCCAGGGTTTCCAGACGGGTTGCGCATCCTCGCACGCTCCTGCAAAGCAGGGAGGCAAGCAAGGGTGCGAGCCTGTGATGCCTGGACACGGCCAACGTCTGTCTTGttcttctccccctttctcctctttgtcaCCGCTCCTTGTTGTCTCCGGCTTCGCTGCGCCAAGGGTTGTTCCTGAAGCAAGCGTGGAGGAGCGCTGCtctccccttctgctgctgcccggGAGGAGGATGTGTGTTTGAGGGGTGGCTCTCGCTGGGCTGCCCTGGCTGTGCCCGGCACCGGGTGCCTTCCACCACGGGCTGCTTTGTTTCCCTCCTTTGACTCATTAAAGTTTTGCTGCATGCTAGCCTGAGCCTCCTTGTGTTGCTTCCCTGTTGGGATGCCCTCGCAAGCTGCCCGTGAGAAACGGGATGCTGTGCGGGGGCCTGGGGTGGGGTAAGGGCCTGTGGTGGACCTCCTTGCTTCCTGGAGGATTGGGAGGGAGGAAGCAATGGCCCCTGGAGGGGCCTGTCGTCTGTAGGTGACGGAGGCTTCCCAAACTCTCCGACTCCCCTTGCCATAGGCAGCAGGCTTGCTGCACTTCTCCCACAAAATCCTTGCTCAGCCTCGCGGCTCTCGACGGGGTGCTGGAGGAAGGCAGCTGCCCAAGGCAGTTGTACCCCTGCATGCGTGCCCTCCGTGTGTGTAAGCCTTCCTGAGCCCACGTCGGAAGCGAGAGCCCTTCAGATGATGCCGTGCTGCACGAGGGAAGGAAAGTGGCATGTGCAGCTCTTGTTCAGACGGAGCAGCGTGTTGCGAGAGGCTTGAGCCTTTGGGCGGGCGCTCTCCATGGGCGCggggtggaggtgggggtgCCCGGCCGTGGGGCTGCTGAGTGCGAGGAGGACGCTGCTTCCTTGCCTGCCGTGGTGTGCTTTTCTGGTGGGGGTGAGAGAAGAGGCCCGCAGAGGATGCGGGTTTGCTCTCTAGTCTGCAGGCTTTGAACGGCCCTTTCTCCACCGAGGAAGAGGTTCCCTACCATGCAGGGCAGGTTTCATCTGGAGCCCTTTGTTCGAGGGGCACAAGGGGTTTCTGTCGCTTGCACGCGTCCCTGGAGAAACGTCCCCTGCCAAGATCGGGGAAGCCCTGTGCACGTTCCTTCACCTGCCTTCATCTTCGCGAACGCAGCATTAGGCTAGGACTTGTGTGGTCAGTGAGGTGGCCACCTCCGGTGGAGTGCCTGGCTAATGCGGGCAGGCCCTTTGGCGTGCCTTGGGGACGCGGGCTTTGCCGGGACTGTCTGGGGCGTGCAGCCGCTGCCTCCAGCGGGGCTGTCCTTCCCGTGtgcactctgcgtgcccagtTCTGCCCCAGGAAATGCCACTCCGAGCGCTGGCTCCTCCCTTGCTCGTGCTTCTCTGCGGAGGCCCTGAGGTCTGAGGCCCTGCAGGCTCTGAGTCCAAGACCGCGTTTCCTGCAGCCGAGGCCGGGGTGCCACCCGGAAACATTGGCAAGCACTTGCAAGCGTCTGCTGTGCAGTCACTCGGTGCTGCCGAAGCAGACGCTTGCGCCAGCGGACGGGTAGGAAGAAGGGAGAGTTTTGAAGACACCGAGCATGCTTTCTGGTGAGCTGTGGTTTCTGGCAGGCAAGAAGGGTGGCCAGCTAATTCTGTGTTCTGGGAGAGCAACAGCCTTCATTGAGAAACGTTTGTCCTGGGGACTGAGGTCTTTCTGTCACCACCGAGAGAGGTGAGCAGGCCAAAGTGGCCCCGCTGGGTCTCCTGAGAGCCAAGGCTGATGCCAAAGAGAGTCTAAAAACCTCTCAGCGAAGCCACCCTGACAGGAAAGGGGCTCTCCAAGACATCACGGAAGAGCTTGGAGGCACGGAGAGCAACGAATGCGGCCAGCCCCGGCAAAAGCAAGTCTGCCCTTTTATCACCGGTCTGGAGGAAAGCCAAGCCGCATTCATCAGGACAAATGCTTACAGCATGCCCCAGGAGGGTAAGATGCTGTCCTGGGCTCTGGAGGTGGCCCCACTCCGTCTCGGCCCAAATCCTCTGCCTGCACTGGTGTGTAATGCCCCAGGAAACAGCTTGGCCTCTAGTGCCGTCACTTCAAAGGAGCGTGCGTGGTGGAGTGGGCATGTCCTGAGCGGGGAAATGAAAGGGGAATGTTGGAGGGGACAAAAAGCAGTGTCCCCATTTCCTTAACTGGGATGTTTTGCATGCAAGATGAGCGTGTTGGTAAGCACATCACGTGCGCAGAGGGCGTCTGTGGGCCTGGGGCATCTGGAGCAGCATAAAAGGCAGCGCGACTCCAGGCCCTCTCATCCACTCCTcttgccttctcctccttgGTGAACCAGGTGAGCTGCTCTCCCCTttgcctctctctctgctccGTCTCCTGCTTGTGCTGTGGGCCTGCACCATCTGCCCCGCTCCGTGCGCAGCCTCTGCCCGCTGCCCAGCCTCTGCCTTTCCCCTCGCTGTGCCTGCGCTCAGGCTGCTCCTCACGCGCTGCCCGTGTTTTGCCGTCCCTCTCTCGCAGGTGCTCCTGCGTGCCGCAGACATGTCCTGCTACGATCTGTGCCGTCCCCGCGGCCCAACCCCGCTTGCCAACAGCTGCAACGAGCCCTGCgtcaggcagtgccaggactcccaggtGGTGATCCAGCCCTCTCCCGTGGTGGTGACCCTGCCCGGAcccatcctcagctccttcccgcAGAACACCGCCGTGGGATCCTCTGCCTCCGCCGCCGTTGGCAGCATCCTCAGCGAGGAGGGAGTCCCCGTCTCCTCCGGAGCCTACGGCCTCTCCGGATGGAGCAGCCGGTACTCTGGAAGAAGGTTGCTGCTCCAATAAAGGCTGGCTGGACGCCCAGCGAGCGCGGCAAGCAGGATCCCCAAAGCCAGGTGCCGGGCTGAGTTTGGAGCTGCTGGCCAGGGTTTCCAGACGGGTTGCGCATCCTCGCACGCTCCTGCAAAGCAGGGAGGCAAGCAAGGGTGCGAGCCTGTGATGCCTGGACACGGCCAACGTCTGTCTTGttcttctccccctttctcctctttgtcaCCGCTCCTTGTTGTCTCCGGCTTCGCTGCGCCAAGGGTTGTTCCTGAAGCAAGCGTGGAGGAGCGCTGCtctccccttctgctgctgcccggGAGGAGGATGTGTGTTTGAGGGGTGGCTCTCGCTGGGCTGCCCTGGCTGTGCCCGGCACCGGGTGCCTTCCACCACGGGCTGCTTTGTTTCCCTCCTTTGACTCATTAAAGTTTTGCTGCATGCTAGCCTGAGCCTCCTTGTGTTGCTTCCCTGTTGGGATGCCCTCGCAAGCTGCCCGTGAGAAACGGGATGCTGTGCGGGGGCCTGGGGTGGGGTAAGGGCCTGTGGTGGACCTCCTTGCTTCCTGGAGGATTGGGAGGGAGGAAGCAATGGCCCCTGGAGGGGCCTGTCGTCTGTAGGTGACGGAGGCTTCCCAAACTCTCCGACTCCCCTTGCCATAGGCAGCAGGCTTGCTACACTTCTCCCACAAAATCCTTGCTCAGCCTCGCGGCTCTCGACGGGGTGCTGGAGGAAGGCAGCTGCCCAAGGCAGTTGTACCCCTGCATGCGTGCCCTCCGTGTGTGTAAGCCTTCCTGAGCCCACGTCGGAAGCGAGAGCCCCTCAGATGATGCCGTGCTGCACGAGGGAAGGAAAGTGGCATGTGCAGCTCTTGTTCAGACGGAGCAGCGTGTTGCGAGAGGCTTGAGCCTTTGGGCGGGCGCTCTCCATGGGCGCggggtggaggtgggggtgCCCGGCCGTGGGGCTGCTGAGTGCGAGGAGGACGCTGCTTCCTTGCCTGCCGTGGTGTGCTTTTCTGGTGGGGGTGAGAGAAGAGGCCCGCAGAGGATGCGGGTTTGCTCTCTAGTCTGCAGGCTTTGAACGGCCCTCTCTCCACCGAGGAAGAGGTTCCCTACCATGCAGGGCAGGTTTCATCTGGAGCCCTTTGTTCGAGGGGCACAAGGGGTTTCTGTCGCTTGCACGCGTCCCTGGAGAAACGTCCCCTGCCAAGATCGGGGAAGCCCTGTGCACGTTCCTTCACCTGCCTTCATCTTCGCGAACGCAGCATTAGGCTAGGACTTGTGTGGTCAGTGAGGTGGCCACCTCCGGTGGAGTGCCTGGCTAATGCGGGCAGGCCCTTTGGCGTGCCTTGGGGACGCGGGCTTTGCCGGGACTGTCTGGGGCGTGCAGCCGCTGCCTCCAGCGGGGCTGTCCTTCCCGTGtgcactctgcgtgcccagtTCTGCCCCAGGAAATGCCACTCCGAGCGCTGGCTCCTCCCTTGCTCGTGCTTCTCTGCGGAGGCCCTGAGGTCTGAGGCCCTGCAGGCTCTGAGTCCAAGACCGCGTTTCCTGCAGCCGAGGCCGGGGTGCCACCCGGAAACATTGGCAAGCACTTGCAAGCGTCTGCTGTGCAGTCACTCGGTGCTGCCGAAGCAGACGCTTGCGCCAGCGGACGGGTAGGAAGAAGGGAGAGTTTTGAAGACACCGAGCATGCTTTCTGGTGAGCTGTGGTTTCTGGCAGGCAAGAAGGGTGGCCAGCTAATTCTGTGTTCTGGGAGAGCAACAGCCTTCATTGAGAAACGTTTGTCCTGGGGACTGAGGTCTTTCTGTCACCACCGAGAGAGGTGAGCAGGCCAAAGTGGCCCCGCTGGGTCTCCTGAGAGCCAAGGCTGATGCCAAAGAGAGTCTAAAAACCTCTCAGCGAAGCCACCCTGACAGGAAAGGGGCTCTCCAAGACATCACGGAAGAGCTTGGAGGCACGGAGAGCAACGAATGCGGCCAGCCCCGGCAAAAGCAAGTCTGCCCTTTTATCACCGGTCTGGAGGAAAGCCAAGCCGCATTCATCAGGACAAATGCTTACAGCATGCCCCAGGAGGGTAAGATGCTGTCCTGGGCTCTGGAGGTGGCCCCACTCCGTCTCGGCCCAAATCCTCTGCCTGCACTGGTGTGTAATGCCCCAGGAAACAGCTTGGCCTCTAGTGCCGTCACTTCAAAGGAGCGTGCGTGGTGGAGTGGGCATGTCCTGAGCGGGGAAATGAAAGGGGAATGTTGGAGGGGACAAAAAGCAGTGTCCCCATTTCCTTAACTGGGATGTTTTGCATGCAAGATGAGCGTGTTGGTAAGCACATCATGTGCGCAGAGGGCGTCTGTGGGCCTGGGGCATCTGGAGCAGCATAAAAGGCAGCGCGACTCCAGGCCCTCTCATCCACTCCTcttgccttctcctccttgGTGAACCAGGTGAGCTGCTCTCCCCTttgcctctctctctgctccGTCTCCTGCTTGTGCTGTGGGCCTGCACCATCTGCCCCGCTCCGTGCGCAGCCTCTGCCCGCTGCCCAGCCTCTGCCTTTCCCCTCGCTGTGCCTGCGCTCAGGCTGCTCCTCACGCGCTGCCCGTGTTTTGCCGTCCCTCTCTCGCAGGTGCTCCTGCGTGCCGCAGACATGTCCTGCTACGATCTGTGCCGTCCCCGCGGCCCAACCCCGCTTGCCAACAGCTGCAACGAGCCCTGCgtcaggcagtgccaggactccGAGGTGGTGATCCAGCCCTCTCCCGTGGTGGTGACCCTGCCCGGAcccatcctcagctccttcccgcAGAACACCGCCGTGGGATCCTCTGCCTCCGCCGCCGTTGGCAGCATCCTCAGCGAGGAGGGAGTCCCCGTCTCCTCCGGAGCCTACGGCCTCTCCGGATGGAGCAGCCGGTACTCTGGAAGAAGGTTGCTGCTCCAATAAAGGCTGGCTGGACGCCCAGCGAGCGCGGCAAGCAGGATCCCCAAAGCCAGGTGCCCGGCTGAGTTTGGAGCTGCTGGCCAGGGTTTCCAGATGGGTTGCGCATCCTCGCACGCTCCTGCAAAGCAGGGAGGCAAGCAAGGGTGCGAGCCTGTGATGCCTGGGCACGGCCAACGTCTGTCTTGttcttctccccctttctcctctttgtcaCCGCTCCTTGTTGTCTCCGGCTTCGCTGCGCCAAGGGTTGTTCCTGAAGCAAGCGTGGAGGAGCGCTGCtctccccttctgctgctgcccggGAGGAGGATGTGTGTTTGAGGGGTGGCTCTCGCTGGGCTGCCCTGGCTGTGCCCGGCACCGGGTGCCTTCCACCACGGGCTGCTTTGTTTCCCTCCTTTGACTCATTAAAGTTTTGCTGCATGCTAGCCTGAGCCTCCTTGTGTTGCTTCCCTGTTGGGATGCCCTCGCAAGCTGCCCGTGAGAAACGGGATGCTGTGCGGGGGCCTGGGGTGGGGTAAGGGCCTGTGGTGGACCTCCTTGCTTCCTGGAGGATTGGGAGGGAGGAAGCAATGGCCCCTGGAGGGGCCTGTCGTCTGTAGGTGACGGAGGCTTCCCAAACTCTCCGACTCCCCTTGCCATAGGCAGCAGGCTTGCTGCACTTCTCCCACAAAATCCTTGCTCAGCCTCGCGGCTCTCGACGGGGTGCTGGAGGAAGGCAGCTGCCCAAGGCAGTTGTACCCCTGCATGCGTGCCCTCCGTGTGTGTAAGCCTTCCTGAGCCCACGTCGGAAGCGAGAGCCCCTCAGATGATGCCGTGCTGCACGAGGGAAGGAAAGTGGCATGTGCAGCTCTTGTTCAGACGGAGCAGCGTGTTGCGAGAGGCTTGAGCCTTTGGGCGGGCGCTCTCCATGGGCGCggggtggaggtgggggtgCCCGGCCGTGGGGCTGCTGAGTGCGAGGAGGACGCTGCTTCCTTGCCTGCCGTGGTGTGCTTTTCTGGTGGGGGTGAGAGAAGAGGCCCGCAGAGGATGCGGGTTTGCTCTCTAGTCTGCAGGCTTTGAACGGCCCTCTCTCCACCGAGGAAGAGGTTCCCTACCATGCAGGGCAGGTTTCATCTGGAGCCCTTTGTTCGAGGGGCACAAGGGGTTTCTGTCGCTTGCACGCGTCCCTGGAGAAACGTCCCCTGCCAAGATCGGGGAAGCCCTGTGCACGTTCCTTCACCTGCCTTCATCTTCGCGAACGCAGCATTAGGCTAGGACTTGTGTGGTCAGTGAGGTGGCCACCTCCGGTGGAGTGCCTGGCTAATGCGGGCAGGCCCTTTGGCGTGCCTTGGGGACGCGGGCTTTGCCGGGACTGTCTGGGGCGTGCAGCCGCTGCCTCCAGCGGGGCTGTCCTTCCCGTGtgcactctgcgtgcccagtTCTGCCCCAGGAAATGCCACTCCGAGCGCTGGCTCCTCCCTTGCTCGTGCTTCTCTGCGGAGGCCCTGAGGTCTGAGGCCCTGCAGGCTCTGAGTCCAAGACCGCGTTTCCTGCAGCCGAGGCCGGGGTGCCACCCGGAAACATTGGCAAGCACTTGCAAGCGTCTGCTGTGCAGTCACTCGGTGCTGCCGAAGCAGACGCTTGCGCCAGCGGACGGGTAGGAAGAAGGGAGAGTTTTGAAGACACCGAGCATGCTTTCTGGTGAGCTGTGGTTTCTGGCAGGCAAGAAGGGTGGCCAGCTAATTCTGTGTTCTGGGAGAGCAACAGCCTTCATTGAGAAACGTTTGTCCTGGGGACTGAGGTCTTTCTGTCACCACCGAGAGAGGTGAGCAGGCCAAAGTGGCCCCGCTGGGTCTCCTGAGAGCCAAGGCTGATGCCAAAGAGAGTCTAAAAACCTCTCAGCGAAGCCACCCTGACAGGAAAGGGGCTCTCCAAGACATCACGGAAGAGCTTGGAGGCACGGAGAGCAACGGATGCGGCCAGCCCCGGCAAAAGCAAGTCTGCCCTTTTATCACCGGTCTGGAGGAAAGCCAAGCCGCATTCATCAGGACAAATGCTTACAGCATGCCCCAGGAGGGTAAGATGCTGTCCGGGGCTCTGGAGGTGGCCCCACTCCGTCTCGGCCCAAATCCTCTGCCTGCACTGGTGTGTAATGCCCCAGGAAACAGCTTGGCCTCTAGTGCCGTCACTTCAAAGGAGCGTGCGTGGTGGAGTGGGCATGTCCTGAGCGGGGAAATGAAAGGGGAATGTTGGAGGGGACAAAAAGCAGTGTCCCCATTTCCTTAACTGGGATGTTTTGCATGCAAGATGAGCGTGTTGGTAAGCACATCACGTGCGCAGAGGGCGTCTGTGGGCCTGGGGCATCTGGAGCAGCATAAAAGGCAGCGCGACTCCAGGCCCTCTCATCCACTCCTcttgccttctcctccttgGTGAACCAGGTGAGCTGCTCTCCCCTttgcctctctctctgctccGTCTCCTGCTTGTGCTGTGGGCCTGCACCATCTGCCCCGCTCCGCGCGCAGCCTCTGCCCGCTGCCCAGCCTCTGCCTTTCCCCTCGCTGTGCCTGCGCTCAGGCTGCTCCTCACGCGCTGCCCGTGTTTTGCCGTCCCTCTCTCGCAGGTGCTCCTGCGTGCCGCAGACATGTCCTGCTACGATCTGTGCCGTCCCCGCGGCCCAACCCCGCTTGCCAACAGCTGCAACGAGCCCTGCgtcaggcagtgccaggactccGAGGTGCTGATCCAGCCCTCTCCCGTGGTGGTGACCCTGCCCGGAcccatcctcagctccttcccgcAGAACACCGCCGTGGGATCCTCTGCCTCCGCCGCCGTTGGCAGCATCCTCAGCGAGGAGGGAGTCCCCGTCTCCTCCGGAGCCTACGGCCTCTCCGGATGGAGCAGCCGGTACTCTGGAAGAAGGTTGCTGCTCCAATAAAGGCTGGCTGGACGCCCAGCGAGCGCGGCAAGCAGGATCCCCAAAGCCAGGTGCCCGGCTGAGTTTGGAGCTGCTGGCCAGGGTTTCCAGATGGGTTGCGCATCCTCGCACGCTCCTGCAAAGCAGGGAGGCAAGCAAGGGTGCGAGCCTGTGATGCCTGGGCACGGCCAACGTCTGTCTTGttcttctccccctttctcctctttgtcaCCACTCCTTGTTGTCTCCGGCTTCGCTGCGCCAAGGGTTGTTCCTGAAGCAAGCGTGGAGGAGCGCTGCtctccccttctgctgctgcccggGAGGAGGATGTGTGTTTGAGGGGTGGCTCTCGCTGGGCTGCCCTGGCTGTGCCCGGCACCGGGTGCCTTCCACCACGGGCTGCTTTGTTTCCCTCCTTTGACTCATTAAAGTTTTGCTGCATGCTAGCCTGAGCCTCCTTGTGTTGCTTCCCTGTTGGGATGCCCTCGCAAGCTGCCCGTGAGAAACGGGATGCTGTGCGGGGGCCTGGGGTGGGGTAAGGGCCTGTGGTGGACCTCCTTGCTTCCTGGAGGATTGGGAGGGAGGAAGCAATGGCCCCTGGAGGGGCCTGTCGTCTGTAGGTGACGGAGGCTTCCCAAACTCTCCGACTCCCCTTGCCATAGGCAGCAGGCTTGCTGCACTTCTCCCACAAAATCCTTGCTCAGCCTCGCGGCTCTCGACGGGGTGCTGGAGGAAGGCAGCTGCCCAAGGCAGTTGTACCCCTGCATGCGTGCCCTCCGTGTGTGTAAGCCTTCCTGAGCCCACGTCGGAAGCGAGAGCCCCTCAGATGATGCCGTGCTGCACGAGGGAAGGAAAGTGGCATGTGCAGCTCTTGTTCAGACGGAGCAGCGTGTTGCGAGAGGCTTGAGCCTTTGGGCGGGCGCTCTCCATGGGCGCggggtggaggtgggggtgCCCGGCCGTGGGGCTGCTGAGTGCGAGGAGGACGCTGCTTCCTTGCCTGCCGTGGTGTGCTTTTCTGGTGGGGGTGAGAGAAGAGGCCCGCAGAGGATGCGGGTTTGCTCTCTAGTCTGCAGGCTTTGAACGGCCCTCTCTCCACCGAGGAAGAGGTTCCCTACCATGCAGGGCAGGTTTCATCTGGAGCCCTTTGTTCGAGGGGCACAAGGGGTTTCTGTCGCTTGCACGCGTCCCTGGAGAAACGTCCCCTGCCAAGATCGGGGAAGCCCTGTGCACGTTCCTTCACCTGCCTTCATCTTCGCGAACGCAGCATTAGGCTAGGACTT is a genomic window of Rhea pennata isolate bPtePen1 chromosome 31, bPtePen1.pri, whole genome shotgun sequence containing:
- the LOC134152332 gene encoding feather keratin 2-like, producing the protein MSCYDLCRPRGPTPLANSCNEPCVRQCQDSEVVIQPSPVVVTLPGPILSSFPQNTAVGSSASAAVGSILSEEGVPVSSGAYGLSGWSSRYSGRRLLLQ